Part of the Quercus lobata isolate SW786 chromosome 6, ValleyOak3.0 Primary Assembly, whole genome shotgun sequence genome, TGCATTGCtgaaaattctcaaaatttaaacatgaaatatAGAAACTCTATACCAATGGTTTCtgcttataaataaataaaaattatttacaaaccTCATGTTCAAACTAATGCTACTAACACCAACAAAAATAGGAAGCCAATAAGTTTCCAATCTGTTCTGTAATGACCAGAAATACAATGCATATCCGTATAAAAGATTCAAAGACCAAGAAAGGCTCAGCACttaaaaaagaataatcaaACAATGGcaagaaatgaaagaagaagcATCGCAAGTGTGTAATGAAAAGGCTTCAACTTGGGTGAATAACTGGATGGTGGTGACACAGTTGGATCAGAATTGGTTCCACTATTTTCTGTGGCTTCTGGATTGACAGCAGCAGGGGAGTGAGCTGGAGAGTGTGATGGGCTGATAGGTAGAGTGCTCAAATTCTCTTCATCATAACCTGGTGACACCAAGTTTTTATTATAGCCACTTAATGAATTCACCAAGAGAAGAAAAGATTGTACATTGAAATtcaatctaaagaaaaagatCAAACTATACTCACAGTTAGATGCCTTCCAACCCAATACATTCTTCTCGCGATCAAAAACTATGTTATAACCAGTCATGAAGTTCTCTGgatgaaaataaagaaattcatATTGTAAGTTGCAATTCCTCAGTTCAAACATGTTTGGATGCATAATTGCTTTGATTGATATGAGGAGACAAAAAACTCAAGGTGATGATTTTCCCAAAATCTCACTAGGCAAGACTGGCTTGTTCGATGACGCAGTGATTAAATGGAGGCTGTGTATGTTGTTTCTCATGCAAATTTTAATATCTGATTTAAAAGGTAAAGTGCAGCCAACCATGACCAGCTTCCTATTATTTGAACTCCTCCTTGATAATTTGATACAGTACAAACTTTATAATCTCCAAATTAGAGATTACTGAACTGGCTTCTAGCATAACGAGTTTTAGGTAAAAACATAGGCACAATGCAATAGGTTCCCgattaaaaatcaaatacataGTTGCATTAAATTTGTCCTTGGAAAAGAAAACATCGTTTATGCTTCATTGGTCAATACAaccatgtgtttgaatttatttgggGAACCTAATGTACAACAACTACGCAAGTGTAcctaaattttgaataaaattctaGTTTGTTAAGTTATAATTGTACACACATTGACTGAAAATTGAATATCTGATCTATTCACCCCAAAAGCTGCAATTACCCCTTCCTCTTCCCCCATCCCAAGAGACCACTTCCATCAATCCAGACATTATGTAATCTTTTTCTCCAAAAGAggcaaataaatatttaagcAAAActgcatagtttttttttttttttgatagtctCCTTAGAAAGGAATGAACACACaaagtgaaaatttgaaagcGGCAAACATGAAAATGCTACTTCATCAATATGAACAGGTTTTAAAATAAGGATagttaattataaataaatactcACGTCCTATGATGTTTATATCTTCACTTTTGAGAAGAGCCAGACAATACATGTATCCACCCTGCAGACCGCATCATCAAATTATTTAGTTTACTCAAGCAGGAATAGGATAGTAAAGAAGTATAGAGTTAGACCATACCTGAGTAGTTTGTATCACTGCTGTTGGATCAGTGAGAGAATATTGGTCTCCACCCTTCATTGTCAGATTTATATCAGGGATTACATAACTGGTTTGATTTACACTGCATATAAAGTGGAAGTCAGTACTTCATAGTTGAAAGGAGAAAACTAATACAAAACAGGAATGGGTTTTTCTCCAGATGTAGATGACCTGAAGTCATAACAGTATTCAAAAGGAATCTGGGAATCAGATGGATGCCGCCTTTCTGGGACCTGGGAGTTCAACTGCAAAATAACATAAATCATATAAACTTGTAAATTATAAAATGGAATCCCAGTAGTATCAGGAAACACAACATTTAAATTACTTACACTCTCTGAAATAAATGTATAAGCTGGGTCTTTTAGGCTTGTAAATGATGTTCCTGAGTCAAAGATTGCACTGAACTCCAGTGCAGAAACATTTTTTCCCACAGTTGTTTTAGTAATGCTGATGTTGTAAGTTGGACTGGTAACAAGTTCCAAGGCAGAATCAGTGTAAGTAGCATGAGATTCAGGTCAAAGATAGTTTCTTGCTAAACTAAATTACTTTGCCATCAGCTTTTGCAATATTGAGAAGTGACAACTTACTGTGTTGACCTAATATTGAATGGCGTTTTTCTTTGGTCTGATCTGCCATTATCTCCGAACTTTATTCTCCCAATCCCATCAGGTCCAAAACACATGGAAAAAGAATTTGAAGCTAGCCCTAATCTTGCTAAGGTGCTAGGAACAGATATATTGTCCATACCGAGCCCAAAAAGACCATTTGGTGCTGCACCCTCCAAAAAAGTACCAGTTTGAAGTTGACCACAACTGCAACAAAATTACAAGCTTAGTTCGGAAGTcacacaaataaacaaaaatttgctGAATGGATCTGACCAACAAGCAAAAACACCAAGAAGCAACTTTAATGAATAAGAGAGTATGTTAGCTCATCAGTGACACAGAAAATTACTTACTCCTCTAATAGTTTCTGATATCATGATACCTCATAAATAATTAATCCTACTTGAGGAGGAAAAAGCCATACCAAACAGCAGATTCATTACCAAGTGATGTACATTTGCCAAAATATCAGcaattccaaaattttcactttaacaaacaatttttaattttcatccaGGTCTATAGAAATTGATATCACTTGAAACTTAACATAAATATAATGTTCGctagaaaatattatttctacCAAAGTTTTTGGTAgcaaagcaataaaaaataacctACCCAAAAGTAATCTTAGCATCAACAGCTTGTGATTGATCATCATCTCTAATTAAGTGCAAAAGATCCTCCACAAAGATCCCAGTAGATGAAGTGTTATTAGAAAGATACGCGACTTTATAACCACAATTTGCACTTGCTGAAGAGCATTGACTTTGTTTGCAGAAGGTGCTGTTGCAAGGAATTACTCCACTTGTCGATGAATTATTAGGACTGTAGATGTTAAGGTTTACTACCTGCTTGATAAAAAGGATTAAGTAAGTAATTGTCAAGGAATTCAGGACTTGAACAAAGCTTCTTTCACCACCGCTCAACAAACAATCATATACACGGACAACATAAGTCCAATCTAAAATTCCGATCCTGTAAATCAGATTATAATTTCAGCCAATAAATATACCTTTCCTTATCTCATATAGCCCTGACAAcggtaaaatattttctgggtGTGGTAAATAAAATGATGGGCGCTACCACCAGGAGCCCATGCCACATTTTTAGTTACTAATCAATTGGACATTTAATTTCATTTCCCCTTTATCTAAAAACTCTCATTTTAGTTGTATATCACTtggaaaatttagatgaaagtTGTAAGGGTGGAAGCGCTGATACCAAATTGTTCTAATTGAGGAAGTTCTATTACCAATTTTGTTGTAGGAAAGGGCCTTTAGATAGTATTCACACACAAGATTGATTGTGGAGTATGGATTTAGAAAGATCTTCAAAGCAAATTATTGGAAACAGAGAGaactagaaagaaaaatagaccCAAACACACAAGAGAGAACACTAAGGGGACATGGTTTGGCTTTTGGCCTATGTCCATGGACAGTGACAAGAAGAAATTTCACTAATAAATTTAGAGAATACAAAATAGTGTAAAAGAACtatcacaaaaccaaaaccccaATACACCCAAATTACTTTCTCATACAAATACaaagttttctctctcaaatacAAAGCTAGGGGCTGCACctaaaacaaagagaaattttcTCTTCTCTGGAATTGCTGCACAACCTTCCCCACACAGCCCCCTTCAAAGAGGTCTCTTACTATCACATTTTGCTGCTCTACTCCTCACATAACGAACtgcatttaatatatatactatatcaAGAGGAAAACAAAGTTGGCAATATTGAGAAACTGTATACACCACGTAGAGAAGACAGGCATGATATTCAAAGAACTAAAGTCACGCTTGCTTGACAATGTATGCAAAAAGACATGCATTTGATGCAAGCGTGAATAACCAAGTCAACATGTCAACCATCAAATACCTTCCTTGCTTATAGTACTTTTTCAAGTAGAAATCCTTAGTCAAAATAAGAAGGCTACAATCCAAGTCGACTGAGAAAGGTTTCCTTGCCGTATAAGACAAAGTGATCTCTAATTTGGATTATATCCCTGTGTTATGCCAATATATGCGCACTTGCAAGCCATTTTCTAGCAAATCTCCATCCTGACTTGAGTTGTATCAAGCTTCACAAATGAAACTCCTCCATCACCTCCATCAAAATCCTAAGGGGCTATCTCAAATTGCAAACCCAAATCAAGTCAAAACAAATCCCCACCTTAATATGAATCAACATCTAACAAATCCCCACTTTAACTTAAATTCCACCTACTCTTTGAAACCATGTCAAAATTAGGAATTTCTCCTAAATCCAAATAAGAATAATCACAAATTGCATCAAGCTCTACATCAATTCTCCACGTTGGAGAGATTTGCAAACCAccaaatttaatcaaattcCTCTTCACCTTGCAGAGACTTCTCTTAAGTCACAAATGCCTAAGCCCAACCAAAATACCAAAGTGTAAATCACCTCAAACCACTTCCAAATATGCCAACAGGCTCCAAATCCACCCAAAGATGGTGACAAACATTAGCATCCGGGATTGTAAAACTTTGGAAATGCTATTTTACCCAAACGACAAAAAACATGCTACATCCGGGTTGCTATACATAAAACGATTTACAATCTTGCTAAAATCTtatgtggggccagagaacttacgacccggcccactttccactagggcccagggcccgtgccgaggagggtagttgccgaggacgagtAGGGAAAGACCGAATGGTCTAAAGACACAGCTGAGGATGACCctatcctcggcatcccaagacttcaaagggaagagcgacatgtcatcaaaggcagcctccaaaaggccccaaaaaaagaaacgaGTAGAATGGGCCCCACATGGGGGTACAGAATGGaggtggttcaaggtaaatacgtctcttctgcattgaatgcgcccacaaacgtcttagccatattaatgagaaaagacgcctgaacagtgtggttttGGTTAgcgcaactaacaaaaagcagggggaggcggctgatgggacatgTAGTTGAATAGGGACCTGCCggatcaacaagtggaaggtcAAGATCAACCGAGAGGGGCTATATAACGTGAA contains:
- the LOC115995040 gene encoding aspartyl protease family protein 1-like, whose amino-acid sequence is MRKPLYTSQVYFLSAKAPKSPLTMARAWTTTTTMTCCTYYYCIIILLMVLLSSWRSCDGLGTFGYGLHHRFSDPVKGILGVDELPEKGSADYYVAMAHRDRIIRGRHLASINDQSPLAFSGGNDTVLINSLGFLHYANVSLGNPSLSFLVALDTGSDLFWIPCDCQKNGCVKALQSSSGVVVNLNIYSPNNSSTSGVIPCNSTFCKQSQCSSASANCGYKVAYLSNNTSSTGIFVEDLLHLIRDDDQSQAVDAKITFGCGQLQTGTFLEGAAPNGLFGLGMDNISVPSTLARLGLASNSFSMCFGPDGIGRIKFGDNGRSDQRKTPFNIRSTHPTYNISITKTTVGKNVSALEFSAIFDSGTSFTSLKDPAYTFISESLNSQVPERRHPSDSQIPFEYCYDFSVNQTSYVIPDINLTMKGGDQYSLTDPTAVIQTTQGGYMYCLALLKSEDINIIGQNFMTGYNIVFDREKNVLGWKASNCYDEENLSTLPISPSHSPAHSPAAVNPEATENSGTNSDPTVSPPSSYSPKLKPFHYTLAMLLLSFLAIV